The Paenarthrobacter aurescens region GGACATGGACGTGATCGCCAACGATCACTACCTTGTTGCCGCTGATCCGGAGCGGGAAATCGAACTGGCGTTCAGCGCGGACCTGACCCGCGGCGTTGCCGGCGGGGAGCCGTGGGTCCTCATGGAACACTCGACGTCGGCGGTCAACTGGCAGCCGCACAACCAGCCCAAGATGCCCGGCGAAATGCTCAGGAACTCGCTGGCTCATGTTGCCCGTGGCGCGGACGCCGTGATGTTCTTCCAGTGGCGGCAAAGCAAAGCCGGCTCGGAGAAGTTCCACTCCGCCATGGTCCCCCACGGCGGCCGCGATACCCAGGTATGGCGGAATGTTGTGGAGCTCGGTGACGCCTTGTCCAAACTGGAACCCGTCAAGGGCTCGCGCGTGGAATCGCGCGTTGCGATCGTTTTCGATTACGAAGCCTGGTGGGCCTCGGAGCTGGACTCGCACCCGAATAATTCACTGAAATACCTGGACACCATGCGCGCATTCCACCGCTCGCTGTACCTGCGCGGCATCACCGCGGACTTCGTCCATCCCTCGGCGGAGCTTTCCGGATATGACCTCATCCTGGTGTGCACTTTGTACGCCGTCACGGATGCGGCGGCCGCCTCCATTGCTGCCGCAGCGGAGGCAGGCGCTACGGTACTCATCAGCTACTTCAGCGGGATTGTTGACGAACGGGACCATGTCCGGCTGGGCGGCTACCCGGGCGCATTCCGGGAATTGCTGGGGATCCGGAGCGAGGAATTCCACCCGCTCTTCCCGGGCACCTCGCTCACCCTGGGAAACGGGGAGGTGTTCAACGCAGGAACAACCGGCACCGTATGGAGCGAGCACGTGCACGCCGGCGGGGATACCCAAGTTCTGGCAAGCTTCACCGACTACCCGCTGGCCGATGTCCCTGCCCTGACCCGGCGCAGCGTAGGCGCCGGCTCGGCCTGGTACCTGGCAACCCTTCCGGACTCCGATGGCATTGATGCACTGACCGCGCGGCTCGTGGCCGAGGCCGGGGTGACCGCCGTGACCGAGGCGACTGCCGGCGTCGAGCTTCTCCGGCGTCGCGGTGCTGACGGCAGCAGCTTCCTGTTCGCCATCAACCACAGCCGGGAAGAGGTCACGGTGAAGGCCGACGGCGGCGAGCTGCTCAGCGGCGAACGCTTCACCGGTGTTGTTCCCGCCGGAGCCGTGGCCGTGATTGCGGAAGACTGACGATCTGACTGGCAGTCAGTTGGGTGGGCTCACGCAAAACCGCGCCCCGGGCGGATCACGAATGATCCGTCCGGGGCGCGGTTGGTTGCTGGAGAAGCTAGCTGATGGCGGACTTCATTTCATCCACTGCTTTCTTTCCTGCTTCCTCCGCTGAAAGCCTGTTGAACATGACCTCGGAGGTGTAGCGCTTGATGATTTCCTGGATGGCGCCGGCGCCCTTCGGCGGGGCTGCCGGAGCCTCGCCGAGCTCTTCCTTGATGGCACCGATGAAGTCCACTACCTTGACGTCTGCCTTGGCGAGCTTGGGAGCAATGGCCTCACGGACTTCCGAGTTGGGGTAGACGCCGCGGTCTGCAAGGAGGATCTCGCCGGCCTTGACGTTGTTGGCGAGGAAGTCGATGAACTTGGCTGTCTCTTCAGGGTGCTTGGTGCGCGAAGAAGCGGACCAGAACTGTGAAGCCTTGTACCAGAGGCCGGCATCTTCAGCTTTACCGGTCTTGGACGGGAAGCGGAGAATCTGCAACTCGCCACCGGCCGCCTTCTCGAGGGCGGGAAGCTGGTTGGACCACCAGAACGCCATGCCGTTCTTACCCGTGGCCAGTCCGCTCTGATCCAGCGGGGCGGCCTCTGCCTCAACGATTTCCGAGGCCGTGGGTACGGCCTTGTTTTCGCTCATCTGCTTCAGTTTTTCCCAGTAGCCCTTGATGTCAGAGGGCTCAAAGCCAAGCTTGCCGTCCTGGGTGTAGAGCGACTTGCCATTCTGTCGCAGCCACACACCGAGGGAGGCTTCATCCGTGCCGTAGGCGGCCGCACCGTAGGTTCCCTTGGGGGACTTGGCGGTTACTTCTGCGGCAATACGCTCAAAGTCTTCCCACGTCCACGTCTTATCGTCAGGAAGAGGGACGCCTGCAGCCTGGAAGACCGCCGGGTTGGCCAGGATGGTGGCAGCGTTGATGCCCGCTGCAATGCCGGTCAGGCCGTCCTCACCCTTGCCGGCATTCAATGCCGCTTCATCCAACTTGGACGTATCGATCTTGTACTTTGACAGATCCAGCAGGGCACCGCGGGTGGAGTATTCGGTGATGTACTTTTCGTCCATCTGGATGATGTCCGGAGCATCGTTGGCAGCAACCTGGGTGGCCAGCTTGTCCCAGTAACCGCTCCAGTCGCCGTACTCCGGCTTGATTTTGATGTTGGGGTTTTCGGCTTCGAAAGCGGCAATTGCTTCCTGCGTCAGTTGTGCACGCTTGTCTCCACCCCACCACGAGAAGCGGAGTTCAACTTTGCCGTCGGCACTTTTTGCTTCCGACCCTCCGCCGCTGCCGCAGGCGGTGAGGGCGAGGACTGCAGCTGCCGTTGCTGCTACAAGTGCGGAGGCACGAAGCCTGCGCTTGGCCTTGGGCGCTGAGGGGCGGTTTGCTGCGGCGTGTGCGGGGGCGACTGCTTCACCCTTTGGGTTTACCGGCACTATGGTCTCCGATCTTCTTTGATCCTGATGCGAATTGAGAAAGCGTTTTCCCGTTGGGAATTATGATACAAGTCACATTCTTGTATTACAAGACACTAACTTGTTCTAGTTGTTTACTTGATGCCCGTGGTGGCGATGCCCTTGATGAGGAACCGCTGGCCGAAGAGGAACACCAGGAACACCGGGAGCAGGGACACGATGGACATAGCAAAGAGTGATCCCCAGCTGGTGGCCGACTGCGAGTCAACGAAGGCGCGCAGGGCTACCGGAACAGTGAACATGTCCGGGTCCGTGAGGTAGATCAGTGCGCCGAAGAAGTCGTTCCAGGTCCAGATGAACGTGAAGATGGTGGTGGTGGCAAGGGCCGGAACCATCAGCGGCAGGATCACGCGCAGGAAGATCCTGGGGTGGCCGGCGCCGTCGATGCGTGCTGCCTCATCCAGGTCCTTGGGAATACCGCGGATGAACTGAACCATGAGGAAGACGAAAAACGCATCCGTGGCCAGGAGCTTGGGCACAATCAGTGGCCAGAAGGTGTTCACCCAGCCGATCTGCGAGAACAGGATGTACTGCGGCACGATCACCACGTGGAACGGCAACATGATGGTAAGGAGCATGATGCCGAAGAAGATCTTCTTGCCGGTG contains the following coding sequences:
- a CDS encoding beta-galactosidase, encoding MTSPQSPHRPPLWNKLHGLAYGGDYNPEQWPEEIRREDIELMKEAGVNFLSVGIFSWGLLEPTEGNYDFGWLDTVMDNLHEAGIKVALATATASPPAWLARKYPEILPVTAEGVRLERGSRRHYTPSSSVYRKYATAMTRVIAERYKNHPALALWHVDNELGCHVGEFHGEEDVTAFRAWLQRRYGTIEELNDVWGTAFWSQHYASFEEIIPPGAAPTTLNPGQQLDFARFNSWVFIDFYRELLAVIREVTPDVPATTNFMVSSATKALDYFDWSKDMDVIANDHYLVAADPEREIELAFSADLTRGVAGGEPWVLMEHSTSAVNWQPHNQPKMPGEMLRNSLAHVARGADAVMFFQWRQSKAGSEKFHSAMVPHGGRDTQVWRNVVELGDALSKLEPVKGSRVESRVAIVFDYEAWWASELDSHPNNSLKYLDTMRAFHRSLYLRGITADFVHPSAELSGYDLILVCTLYAVTDAAAASIAAAAEAGATVLISYFSGIVDERDHVRLGGYPGAFRELLGIRSEEFHPLFPGTSLTLGNGEVFNAGTTGTVWSEHVHAGGDTQVLASFTDYPLADVPALTRRSVGAGSAWYLATLPDSDGIDALTARLVAEAGVTAVTEATAGVELLRRRGADGSSFLFAINHSREEVTVKADGGELLSGERFTGVVPAGAVAVIAED
- a CDS encoding ABC transporter substrate-binding protein, translated to MPVNPKGEAVAPAHAAANRPSAPKAKRRLRASALVAATAAAVLALTACGSGGGSEAKSADGKVELRFSWWGGDKRAQLTQEAIAAFEAENPNIKIKPEYGDWSGYWDKLATQVAANDAPDIIQMDEKYITEYSTRGALLDLSKYKIDTSKLDEAALNAGKGEDGLTGIAAGINAATILANPAVFQAAGVPLPDDKTWTWEDFERIAAEVTAKSPKGTYGAAAYGTDEASLGVWLRQNGKSLYTQDGKLGFEPSDIKGYWEKLKQMSENKAVPTASEIVEAEAAPLDQSGLATGKNGMAFWWSNQLPALEKAAGGELQILRFPSKTGKAEDAGLWYKASQFWSASSRTKHPEETAKFIDFLANNVKAGEILLADRGVYPNSEVREAIAPKLAKADVKVVDFIGAIKEELGEAPAAPPKGAGAIQEIIKRYTSEVMFNRLSAEEAGKKAVDEMKSAIS
- a CDS encoding carbohydrate ABC transporter permease — protein: MTKLQTLPAASGSSAGKNGKEGKSPRRRESRGSLAYSRSARIKGLVKHAILIIVGAVMIYPLLWMVVSSLRPNDLIFREPGLWLESLEMSNYTDGWSALTHPFGHYMVNSAIVVLGSILGNLISCSMAAYAFARLQFTGKKIFFGIMLLTIMLPFHVVIVPQYILFSQIGWVNTFWPLIVPKLLATDAFFVFLMVQFIRGIPKDLDEAARIDGAGHPRIFLRVILPLMVPALATTTIFTFIWTWNDFFGALIYLTDPDMFTVPVALRAFVDSQSATSWGSLFAMSIVSLLPVFLVFLFGQRFLIKGIATTGIK